The Salegentibacter mishustinae genome includes a window with the following:
- the rsmH gene encoding 16S rRNA (cytosine(1402)-N(4))-methyltransferase RsmH yields MQYHNPVLLKESVDGLNIKEDGVYVDVTFGGGGHSREILSRLGPKGKLFGFDQDKDALQNTIEDPRFTLIHENFKFIKRFLRFYGVKKVDGILGDFGVSSHQFNEAERGFSTRFDARLDMRMNQGSKLSAYEVINEYGEDQLKKLFYEYADLKNAPKLARLIVDARKEKPIESSEQLNDLLKPHLFKGKENKILAQIYQAIRIEVNQEIEVLKNFLKQTEELVVKNGRISLISYHSLEDRLVKRYIRSGLFEGEPEKDFYGNISVPFKKVGGLIVPSAEEIKENNRARSAKLRVAKKL; encoded by the coding sequence ATGCAATATCATAATCCGGTATTATTAAAAGAGTCTGTAGACGGCCTTAATATTAAGGAAGATGGCGTGTATGTAGATGTTACGTTTGGAGGTGGTGGTCATTCCCGCGAAATTTTAAGCAGGCTTGGTCCTAAAGGAAAACTTTTTGGTTTTGATCAGGATAAGGATGCCTTGCAGAATACTATTGAAGACCCTCGGTTTACGCTAATTCACGAAAACTTCAAATTCATAAAACGATTTTTGAGGTTTTACGGAGTTAAGAAAGTCGATGGGATTTTAGGTGATTTTGGCGTTTCCTCGCATCAATTCAACGAAGCAGAAAGAGGTTTTTCTACTCGTTTTGACGCGCGTTTAGACATGCGAATGAACCAGGGAAGTAAGTTGAGTGCCTATGAGGTGATCAATGAATACGGAGAAGATCAGCTTAAAAAGCTGTTTTACGAATACGCCGATTTAAAAAATGCGCCAAAGCTTGCCAGGCTTATTGTGGATGCAAGAAAGGAAAAGCCGATAGAGAGCAGCGAACAATTAAACGATTTGCTGAAACCACATTTATTTAAAGGTAAAGAGAATAAAATACTGGCGCAGATTTACCAGGCAATTCGAATTGAAGTGAACCAGGAGATCGAGGTTTTAAAAAATTTTTTAAAGCAAACCGAAGAGCTGGTGGTAAAAAATGGGAGAATTAGTCTTATTTCTTATCACTCTTTGGAGGATAGATTGGTGAAGCGATACATAAGAAGTGGTTTGTTTGAGGGAGAGCCTGAAAAAGATTTCTACGGGAATATTTCGGTTCCTTTCAAAAAAGTAGGAGGACTTATAGTGCCTTCGGCTGAAGAAATTAAAGAAAACAATAGGGCGAGAAGTGCCAAATTAAGAGTGGCGAAGAAATTATAG
- a CDS encoding FtsL-like putative cell division protein — MRKGFYNILRANFLISRDAVNNWRFIVFCTLLAIIMIASSHSAERKVHRIAKLHTEVRELKSEFVDRRSALMRIKMESTITQKMKDRGILPSENPPYKIKVKIKE; from the coding sequence ATGAGGAAAGGTTTTTACAACATACTACGTGCTAATTTTCTTATTAGCAGGGATGCGGTAAACAACTGGCGCTTTATAGTTTTTTGTACGCTGCTGGCGATAATTATGATTGCGAGTTCGCATAGTGCAGAGCGTAAGGTGCATAGAATAGCAAAACTTCATACAGAAGTAAGAGAGTTAAAAAGTGAATTTGTAGATCGTCGTTCGGCTTTAATGCGAATTAAAATGGAATCGACGATTACCCAAAAAATGAAAGATCGTGGGATTCTTCCTTCCGAGAACCCGCCGTATAAAATTAAAGTGAAGATAAAGGAGTAA
- the mraZ gene encoding division/cell wall cluster transcriptional repressor MraZ: MVNLIGTYECKADAKGRLMVPSALKKQLAPMLQDGFVLKRSVFQPCLELYPMQEWNVLMQKINGLNRFKKKNNDFIRRFTAGVKMVEVDSNGRLLIPKDLVGFAGINKEIVLSSAVNIIEIWDKDKYENTIDETSDDFAELAEEVMGNDDLDAIS; this comes from the coding sequence GTGGTAAATCTCATTGGAACATACGAATGTAAAGCAGATGCCAAGGGCCGGTTAATGGTTCCTTCCGCATTAAAAAAGCAGCTTGCGCCTATGTTGCAGGATGGTTTTGTGCTAAAACGTTCGGTTTTTCAACCTTGTTTAGAGTTGTATCCTATGCAGGAATGGAATGTTTTAATGCAGAAAATTAACGGGCTGAACCGTTTCAAAAAGAAGAATAACGATTTTATTAGAAGGTTTACTGCCGGTGTGAAGATGGTAGAAGTAGATTCTAACGGTAGGCTTTTAATTCCGAAAGATCTTGTTGGATTCGCAGGGATTAATAAAGAGATCGTGCTTTCTTCTGCAGTAAATATTATAGAGATCTGGGATAAAGATAAATACGAAAATACCATTGATGAGACTTCAGATGATTTTGCTGAATTAGCTGAAGAAGTAATGGGAAACGATGATTTAGATGCAATATCATAA